A stretch of the Arthrobacter stackebrandtii genome encodes the following:
- a CDS encoding metal ABC transporter ATP-binding protein gives MTAAIEVDSVSVHYGDVLALDQATLRLEKGRICGLVGMNGSGKSTLFKVIMGLVKPDTGTVTIAGGSPAKARKSGVVSYVPQSEDVDWQFPVSVHDVVMMGRYGHMGLTRRPRRVDRAAVADALERVGLANFAQRQIGQLSGGQRKRAFVARGIAQNATTLLLDEPFAGVDKRSEATICTLLSELAGDGATILVSTHDLHALPDLADEAVLLMRRVLMHGVPAEVLQPENLALAFGLDVMNRKGSQL, from the coding sequence ATGACCGCAGCCATCGAGGTTGACTCCGTCAGCGTCCACTACGGAGACGTCTTGGCCCTTGACCAAGCCACGCTGCGGCTTGAAAAGGGCAGGATCTGTGGCCTGGTGGGCATGAACGGCTCGGGGAAGTCCACACTGTTCAAGGTGATCATGGGCTTGGTGAAGCCGGACACTGGCACGGTCACCATAGCGGGCGGGTCGCCAGCCAAGGCCCGGAAGTCCGGCGTCGTGAGCTATGTCCCGCAAAGTGAAGACGTGGATTGGCAGTTCCCGGTCTCCGTCCACGACGTTGTCATGATGGGCCGCTACGGCCATATGGGACTTACCCGCCGTCCCCGCCGGGTTGACCGGGCAGCAGTAGCCGATGCCCTGGAACGAGTGGGGCTGGCGAACTTCGCCCAGCGGCAGATCGGCCAGCTCTCAGGAGGCCAGCGAAAGCGGGCCTTCGTGGCTCGCGGCATCGCCCAGAATGCAACCACACTGCTGCTGGATGAGCCATTTGCCGGCGTCGACAAACGGTCCGAAGCCACCATTTGTACTTTACTGAGTGAATTGGCGGGGGACGGGGCGACCATACTCGTCTCCACGCACGACCTGCATGCCCTGCCTGATCTGGCCGACGAAGCAGTGCTGCTCATGCGCCGGGTCCTCATGCATGGAGTGCCGGCCGAGGTATTGCAGCCGGAAAACCTTGCCCTGGCCTTCGGCCTCGACGTCATGAACCGAAAAGGATCCCAGTTGTGA